The proteins below are encoded in one region of Dasypus novemcinctus isolate mDasNov1 chromosome 13, mDasNov1.1.hap2, whole genome shotgun sequence:
- the AVPR1B gene encoding vasopressin V1b receptor: MDAGSPWAANPTPGGTFSVPNATTPWLGRDEELAKVEIGVLATVLVLATGGNLTMLLALGQSGRKHSRMHLFVLHLALTDLGVALFQVLPQLLWDITYRFQGPDFLCRAIKYLQVLSMFASTYMLLAMTLDRYLAVRHPLRSLQQPGQSTYPLIAAPWLLAAILSLPQVFIFSLREVIQGSGVLDCWADFRFPWGPRAYITWTTLAIFVMPVAVLTACYSLICHEIWKNLKVKTRAGRVEAGARRTRDRPPGRAPAAATRGLPSRVSSVSTISRAKVRTVKMTFVIVLAYIACWAPFFSVQMWTVWDENAPDEDSTNVAFTISMLLGNLSSCCNPWIYMAFNRHLLPHPLRQLACCGGPPPQMRRQLSHGSLSSQRTTLLTRSSCPPTLNLSLSLSLRPGPQESLKDLEQVHGEAITVTGIF, translated from the exons ATGGATGCTGGGTCTCCTTGGGCTGCCAACCCCACCCCTGGGGGCACCTTCTCTGTCCCCAATGCCACGACCCCCTGGCTGGGCCGGGATGAGGAGCTGGCCAAGGTGGAGATCGGGGTCCTGGCCACGGTCCTGGTGCTGGCGACAGGGGGCAACCTGACCATGCTGCTGGCCCTGGGCCAGTCAGGTCGCAAGCACTCCCGCATGCACCTCTTCGTGCTGCACCTGGCCTTGACCGACCTGGGCGTGGCGCTCTTCCAGGTGCTGCCCCAGCTGCTGTGGGACATCACCTACCGCTTCCAGGGCCCCGACTTCCTCTGCCGGGCCATCAAGTACCTGCAGGTGCTCAGCATGTTCGCCTCCACCTACATGCTGCTGGCCATGACCCTGGACCGCTACCTGGCCGTCCGCCACCCCCTGCGCAGCCTCCAGCAGCCCGGCCAGTCCACCTACCCGCTCATCGCGGCTCCCTGGCTGCTGGCCGCCATCCTCAGCCTCCCCCAAGTCTTCATCTTTTCCTTGCGGGAGGTGATCCAGGGCTCAGGGGTGCTGGACTGCTGGGCGGACTTCCGCTTCCCCTGGGGGCCTCGGGCCTACATCACGTGGACCACCCTGGCCATCTTCGTCATGCCCGTGGCCGTGCTCACGGCCTGCTACAGCCTCATCTGCCACGAGATCTGGAAGAACCTGAAGGTCAAGACGCGGGCTGGGCGGGTCGAAGCGGGGGCCCGGAGGACCCGGGACAGGCCCCCAGGGCGCGCCCCAGCCGCGGCCACGCGGGGGCTGCCGTCCCGGGTCAGCAGCGTCAGCACCATCTCCCGGGCCAAGGTCCGGACGGTGAAGATGACCTTTGTTATCGTGCTGGCCTACATCGCCTGCTGGGCACCCTTCTTCAGCGTCCAGATGTGGACGGTGTGGGACGAGAACGCACCTGATGAAG ATTCCACCAATGTGGCTTTCACCATCTCCATGCTTCTGGGCAACCTCAGCAGCTGCTGCAACCCCTGGATCTACATGGCCTTCAACAGGCACTTGCTGCCACACCCCCTGCGCCAGCTTGCCTGTTGTGGGGGTCCCCCGCCGCAGATGCGCAGGCAACTCTCCCATGGCAGCCTCTCCAGCCAGCGCACCACCCTGCTCACCCGCTCCAGCTGCCCCCCCACCCTCAATCTCAGCCTCAGCCTCAGCCTTAGGCCTGGACCCCAGGAGTCACTGAAAGACTTAGAGCAGGTACATGGGGAAGCCATCACTGTGACGGGCATCTTCTAG